One genomic region from Entelurus aequoreus isolate RoL-2023_Sb linkage group LG14, RoL_Eaeq_v1.1, whole genome shotgun sequence encodes:
- the LOC133665222 gene encoding fidgetin-like: MQWTPEHTQWAEQHFDISSTTRSPAHKVEAYRGHLQRTYQYAWANDDISALTASNLLKKYAEKYSGILEGPNERALLCSYTEGTAGLLNGRKSENEPWQEGIYPMNCAPDVISVSKAGMTAALPPTDVSASIGSSPGVPSSLSEPSYSSSNCGSHTATTLHSGLSSQEYSANYNGSYLHSSYSGQTTPALPSPLHSAGLLQPPPPSLVPSYNGGSPNLPSYNYPPTGYASQTAVGPGYSPGGAPPPSAYLPSGIAAPTPIPPSTLPGYTYQSHNHTPIAPAPMNGSASNSLKRKAFYMSGHGEVDSSYGEFNYNQRSSHSPMYRLADSSVSDSTRGNGFDRNAEASSLAFKTTKQTIPSDQQRKFSIHSSGALTPPSFGSTKSSVDETYSKFGSPILSEQSEEHRQHLPHSLTGPDIATPTSSIHAAEEQLKNSDPNLVDMVTAEILQQCPPMDWSDIAGLDMAKAAIKEEILWPILRPDMFSGLHTLPRNLLLFGPQGSGRTLLARCMASQLGAAFLRLSSSALVTKWLVEGDKIIQASFLMARCRQPAVVFISEVDLLLSAQLSEDSPVSRLKAELLMQLDSILSSAEDHVLVVCSTSKPEEIPESLRRYFTKRLLIPLPDGTARHQIISQVLSQHNYCLSDKEMSLLVQRTEGFSGLDVVQLCQEAVVGALHGVPASDLSAIHPRQMRPVSFQDFDNIFCKFQPSISQKELDTYTEWNKMFGCNQ, from the coding sequence ATGCAGTGGACCCCAGAGCACACACAATGGGCAGAACAACACTTTGACATCTCATCCACTACCCGCTCGCCAGCGCACAAAGTCGAGGCCTACCGGGGGCACTTACAGCGGACGTACCAGTATGCGTGGGCAAACGATGATATCTCCGCGCTGACTGCCTCCAATCTGCTGAAGAAGTACGCCGAAAAGTACTCTGGGATCCTGGAAGGCCCGAATGAAAGAGCCCTTCTCTGTTCCTACACCGAAGGCACGGCCGGACTCTTGAACGGACGCAAGTCGGAGAATGAGCCCTGGCAGGAGGGGATTTACCCGATGAACTGTGCTCCAGATGTTATATCTGTGAGCAAAGCCGGAATGACAGCTGCCCTACCCCCTACAGATGTGTCAGCTAGCATCGGCAGCTCCCCGGGGGTGCCAAGCAGCTTGTCTGAGCCGAGCTATTCCAGCAGTAACTGCGGGAGTCACACGGCCACGACTCTCCACTCTGGCCTTTCCTCTCAGGAATACAGCGCAAACTACAACGGCTCCTACCTGCATTCTAGCTACAGTGGTCAGACCACCCCGGCCCTCCCTTCCCCTTTGCACAGCGCTGGGCTCTTACAGCCTCCTCCCCCCAGCTTAGTACCGAGCTACAATGGCGGGTCTCCAAACCTTCCCAGCTACAATTATCCTCCGACAGGGTACGCCTCTCAGACGGCTGTCGGCCCTGGTTACAGCCCTGGGGGAGCGCCCCCTCCTTCTGCTTATCTGCCTTCTGGTATCGCAGCCCCCACACCGATCCCTCCCTCCACACTGCCTGGCTACACCTACCAGTCCCACAATCACACGCCAATTGCCCCGGCACCTATGAACGGGAGCGCATCCAACTCGTTAAAACGAAAGGCTTTCTACATGAGCGGACATGGGGAGGTGGACTCTAGCTACGGGGAATTCAACTACAACCAGCGCTCCTCTCACAGTCCCATGTACAGACTAGCCGACAGCAGTGTCTCCGACTCGACCCGGGGCAATGGCTTTGACAGAAATGCCGAGGCCTCCTCTTTAGCTTTCAAGACGACCAAACAGACAATACCTTCTGATCAGCAAAGAAAATTCAGCATACACTCAAGCGGGGCGCTAACTCCTCCGTCCTTCGGATCGACCAAAAGCTCTGTGGATGAGACCTACAGTAAGTTCGGCTCCCCCATTTTGAGCGAACAAAGCGAAGAGCACAGACAGCACCTGCCTCATTCCCTAACAGGGCCTGATATCGCTACTCCTACCTCGTCCATCCATGCTGCTGAGGAGCAACTGAAGAACAGTGATCCCAACCTGGTGGACATGGTGACGGCAGAAATCCTTCAGCAGTGCCCTCCAATGGACTGGAGTGACATTGCCGGACTGGATATGGCCAAAGCGGCCATCAAGGAAGAGATATTGTGGCCCATTTTAAGGCCAGACATGTTCAGTGGACTTCACACATTACCTCGTaaccttcttttatttggacctcaGGGATCGGGTAGAACGCTGTTGGCTCGCTGCATGGCCAGCCAGCTGGGGGCCGCCTTCTTGCGGCTCAGCAGCTCAGCTCTGGTGACCAAGTGGTTGGTCGAGGGGGACAAAATCATCCAGGCTTCTTTCCTCATGGCCCGCTGTCGCCAGCCAGCGGTCGTGTTCATCAGCGAGGTGGACCTCCTCCTGTCGGCCCAGCTCAGCGAGGACAGCCCAGTGAGTCGACTGAAGGCCGAGCTACTCATGCAACTTGATAGTATTTTGTCCTCTGCTGAGGACCACGTTCTGGTGGTCTGCTCCACCAGTAAGCCAGAAGAGATTCCGGAGTCCCTAAGGAGGTACTTTACCAAGCGATTGCTCATCCCCTTACCCGATGGGACGGCACGACACCAGATAATCAGCCAAGTGCTCTCGCAACACAACTACTGTCTCAGTGACAAGGAGATGTCATTACTGGTTCAGAGGACAGAGGGCTTTTCGGGACTCGACGTGGTTCAGCTTTGTCAAGAAGCCGTGGTCGGTGCTCTGCACGGCGTCCCCGCTTCCGACCTGTCAGCCATCCATCCGAGGCAAATGAGGCCGGTCTCCTTTCAAGACTTTGACAATATATTTTGTAAATTCCAGCCCAGCATATCACAAAAAGAACTCGACACGTACACGGAATGGAATAAAATGTTTGGTTGTAATCAGTGA